The following proteins are encoded in a genomic region of Candidatus Manganitrophaceae bacterium:
- a CDS encoding 50S ribosomal protein L18 — MEITSKEKRLARERRHRRVRRKIVGTADRPRLSVYRSLNQIYAQIVDDHSGKTLVASSSLEKGGKGRGETRDGGKIEVAKGVGTQLAILAKKANIESVVFDRGGYIYHGRIKALADSAREGGLVF, encoded by the coding sequence ATGGAAATCACATCAAAAGAAAAGAGGTTGGCAAGAGAGAGACGGCATCGTCGCGTTCGGCGGAAAATCGTGGGGACGGCTGACCGTCCGAGGCTTTCTGTCTATCGAAGTTTGAATCAGATTTATGCCCAAATTGTTGATGATCATTCCGGGAAAACCCTGGTTGCTTCTTCCAGCTTGGAAAAAGGGGGGAAAGGACGGGGGGAAACAAGGGACGGCGGGAAAATTGAAGTTGCTAAGGGAGTCGGGACCCAACTGGCAATACTTGCGAAAAAGGCCAATATTGAGAGTGTGGTTTTTGACCGGGGTGGCTATATTTATCATGGTCGGATTAAGGCGCTCGCCGATTCAGCCAGAGAGGGTGGCTTGGTTTTTTGA
- a CDS encoding 30S ribosomal protein S5, whose amino-acid sequence MERISPEGLTLKDKVVFINRCAKVVKGGKRFSFSAIVVVGDGAGHVGAGKGKASEVPEAIRKAIEDAKKNLIRVPLKNSTIPFEVIGRFGAERVMLKPASDGTGIIAGGAVRAVMEMAGVSNILSKCLGGGNPVNVVSATINGFTQLKDPADIMKLRRMDASVPE is encoded by the coding sequence TTGGAGAGAATTAGTCCAGAGGGTCTAACACTGAAGGACAAGGTCGTCTTCATTAATCGCTGTGCAAAGGTGGTTAAGGGGGGGAAGCGGTTTTCTTTCTCTGCCATAGTCGTTGTTGGCGATGGGGCGGGACATGTCGGGGCGGGGAAGGGAAAGGCTTCAGAAGTTCCTGAGGCGATCCGCAAGGCCATAGAAGATGCAAAAAAGAATTTGATTCGTGTTCCTTTGAAGAATTCCACGATCCCTTTTGAGGTGATCGGTCGGTTTGGCGCGGAAAGAGTTATGTTGAAGCCGGCATCTGACGGGACCGGGATTATTGCAGGAGGGGCTGTTCGGGCCGTGATGGAAATGGCAGGGGTATCGAATATTTTGAGCAAGTGCCTTGGGGGAGGAAATCCGGTCAATGTGGTCAGTGCGACGATAAATGGGTTTACTCAACTGAAAGATCCTGCGGATATCATGAAATTAAGGCGGATGGATGCATCTGTCCCGGAGTAA
- the rpmD gene encoding 50S ribosomal protein L30, translating into MSKKLEITLRRSFIGRPGKHKRVVAGLGLRRMHQTVVREDTPQIRGMVEKISHLLDVKEIS; encoded by the coding sequence GTGTCGAAGAAACTAGAGATTACATTGCGAAGAAGTTTTATTGGCCGGCCTGGAAAGCATAAGCGGGTTGTTGCCGGGCTTGGCCTTCGAAGGATGCACCAGACGGTCGTCCGAGAAGATACGCCACAAATACGGGGGATGGTGGAGAAGATCTCTCATCTCTTGGATGTGAAGGAGATTTCTTGA
- a CDS encoding 50S ribosomal protein L15, which produces MKISDLAPAKGAKKKEKRIGRGPGSGHGKTSGKGHKGQAARSGGTKGPGFEGGQQPLIRRVPKRGFTNIFRKEYTIINLERLDRFEPDAIVDPQALQAAGLIKKAKEKIKVLAGGDLRKPLVISAHKFSREAAKKIQDAGGRTEIIS; this is translated from the coding sequence TTGAAGATATCTGATTTGGCTCCGGCAAAGGGGGCAAAGAAGAAGGAAAAGCGGATAGGCCGCGGGCCCGGTTCGGGCCATGGCAAGACATCGGGCAAGGGGCATAAAGGCCAGGCCGCCCGATCAGGAGGAACCAAAGGTCCCGGTTTCGAGGGAGGCCAGCAGCCTCTGATTCGTCGGGTTCCCAAGCGTGGTTTTACAAATATTTTCCGGAAAGAATACACCATCATCAATCTGGAAAGGTTGGATCGCTTTGAGCCGGACGCGATTGTAGATCCGCAGGCACTTCAAGCGGCAGGTTTGATTAAGAAAGCCAAAGAGAAGATTAAGGTGCTGGCCGGTGGGGATCTTCGTAAACCGCTCGTAATTTCTGCGCATAAGTTTAGCCGGGAGGCTGCAAAAAAGATTCAGGATGCCGGTGGGCGGACTGAGATTATTTCTTAG
- the secY gene encoding preprotein translocase subunit SecY, with translation MLERFFTSLKNVVRIEELRQRIAFTAMMLIVYRMGGHIPTPGINNEELSNFLTDRGGALMGFLDMFSGGGLSRLTIFALGIMPYISASIILQLLTVVIPTLSKLAKEGESGRKKITQYTRFATIGIGLVQAIGIAIGLEGMEQGRFVQNPGWAFRLMTMITITAGTAFLMWLGEQITERGIGNGISLIIFAGIVVRMPTAVFNTFQLFQAGQISFIFLVLLAVMMVGLVVAIVFLESGRRKVSVQYAKRVVGRKIYGGQSTHIPLKINTAGVIPPIFASSIIAFPATIAGFVAVPWVQAIGRNLSPGTLFYTLVYALLIIFFAFFYTAVVLNPVDMADNMKKYGGFIPGIRPGQRTSDYIYKVLTRITFAGAVYLAIVAVTPEIMIYRFNVPFAFGGTSLLIVIGVGMDTAQQIETHMLTRNYEGFMKKGKLKGRGF, from the coding sequence TTGCTCGAACGTTTTTTTACCAGTTTAAAGAATGTTGTCAGGATTGAGGAACTAAGGCAGCGGATTGCTTTCACCGCGATGATGCTGATTGTTTATCGTATGGGCGGGCATATCCCGACGCCTGGCATAAACAATGAAGAGTTGAGTAATTTTCTGACGGATAGAGGAGGCGCGTTAATGGGCTTCCTCGATATGTTTTCAGGAGGTGGGCTCTCCCGTTTGACCATCTTTGCCCTGGGAATCATGCCGTACATCTCTGCTTCGATTATTCTTCAACTCCTGACCGTCGTTATCCCAACGCTTTCTAAGCTTGCAAAAGAGGGGGAGAGCGGGAGGAAGAAGATCACGCAGTATACCCGGTTTGCAACGATTGGTATCGGTTTGGTTCAGGCCATCGGGATAGCGATTGGACTGGAAGGGATGGAGCAGGGGAGATTCGTTCAGAATCCTGGATGGGCCTTCAGGTTGATGACGATGATTACGATTACGGCAGGAACCGCATTTCTGATGTGGCTGGGCGAACAGATTACGGAAAGAGGGATAGGGAACGGCATCTCTTTAATCATTTTTGCCGGGATTGTTGTTCGAATGCCGACTGCGGTATTTAATACCTTTCAACTCTTCCAGGCAGGGCAGATCAGCTTTATTTTCCTGGTGCTTCTTGCTGTGATGATGGTGGGTCTTGTTGTTGCGATCGTTTTTCTAGAAAGTGGGCGGAGGAAGGTCTCCGTCCAATATGCGAAAAGAGTGGTGGGCCGAAAGATTTACGGCGGGCAGAGCACGCATATTCCATTGAAAATCAATACCGCGGGCGTTATCCCTCCGATCTTTGCCTCTTCTATTATTGCCTTTCCAGCGACGATTGCAGGTTTTGTCGCGGTTCCCTGGGTTCAGGCGATCGGGAGAAATCTCTCGCCCGGAACTCTTTTTTATACGCTCGTTTATGCACTTCTTATTATATTTTTTGCTTTCTTTTATACCGCCGTTGTTCTGAATCCGGTGGATATGGCCGATAATATGAAAAAATATGGTGGTTTTATTCCTGGGATACGCCCAGGCCAAAGAACGTCGGATTACATCTACAAGGTACTAACGCGGATTACGTTTGCCGGGGCCGTCTATCTTGCAATTGTCGCGGTGACTCCTGAAATCATGATCTATCGATTTAACGTCCCTTTTGCGTTTGGCGGAACATCTCTCCTGATCGTCATCGGCGTGGGAATGGATACGGCTCAGCAGATTGAAACGCATATGCTGACGCGCAATTATGAAGGATTTATGAAAAAAGGGAAGTTGAAGGGCCGGGGTTTTTAA
- a CDS encoding adenylate kinase yields the protein MRLLFLGAPGVGKGTQAEVLSKRYTVPHIAMGDIIREAMRKETSVGLEAKAYVEKGQLVPDEVIIKVIRERLKEEDARKGYILDGFPRTIRQGEALTEILDQADEKIDHVVNFYVDEETLIKRISGRRSCPSCGKAYHLVYRPPMHEGQCDCGTGLMQRKDDSPETVKSRLGVYKNETAPLIEYYKKRGDLQNIEASGTISEISKSVWSVIESV from the coding sequence ATGCGTCTTCTTTTTCTGGGAGCGCCGGGTGTCGGCAAAGGGACACAGGCGGAAGTTTTGTCCAAACGGTATACCGTTCCCCATATCGCGATGGGGGACATTATTCGGGAGGCAATGCGAAAGGAGACGTCTGTTGGTCTGGAGGCAAAAGCCTATGTTGAAAAAGGTCAACTTGTTCCCGATGAGGTTATCATAAAGGTGATCCGTGAACGCCTCAAAGAGGAGGATGCCCGGAAGGGCTACATCCTTGACGGTTTCCCAAGGACGATCAGGCAGGGAGAGGCTCTAACCGAAATCCTCGACCAGGCAGATGAAAAGATCGACCATGTCGTTAACTTTTATGTTGATGAAGAGACCCTGATAAAACGAATCTCAGGGCGGCGGAGTTGCCCTTCCTGCGGCAAGGCTTACCACTTGGTTTATCGCCCACCAATGCATGAAGGTCAGTGCGATTGTGGTACAGGCTTAATGCAGAGGAAGGATGATAGCCCCGAGACAGTTAAATCCCGATTGGGCGTCTACAAGAATGAAACCGCACCCCTTATCGAGTATTATAAAAAAAGGGGAGATCTTCAGAATATTGAGGCCAGTGGAACGATTTCGGAGATCTCAAAAAGTGTGTGGAGTGTGATTGAGTCTGTTTGA
- the map gene encoding type I methionyl aminopeptidase, with the protein MIILKSKEEVAKMASACQIVAESLEALKAYIEPGMTTKELDGFVEQRIRERGGIPAFKGYRDYPATLCISINEEVVHGIPSDRKIKEGDIVGMDLGAIYDGFYGDSAITVPVGEVGEKVERLIRVTRESLYAGIDQMKEGGRLSDISHAVQTHVEAAGYSVVRDFVGHGIGRSLHEEPQVPNFGPKGRGPRLREGMVLAIEPMVNMGESGVEVLEDRWTAVTADGSLSAHFEHTIAVTKEGPVILSKV; encoded by the coding sequence ATGATTATTTTAAAATCGAAAGAAGAAGTGGCCAAGATGGCATCCGCCTGCCAGATCGTTGCGGAGTCTTTAGAGGCATTAAAGGCCTATATTGAGCCTGGCATGACGACAAAGGAACTTGATGGTTTTGTTGAACAGAGAATACGTGAGCGGGGCGGGATTCCAGCGTTCAAGGGCTATCGGGATTATCCCGCGACGCTTTGTATCTCAATAAATGAGGAAGTTGTTCACGGAATTCCCTCTGATAGAAAAATTAAAGAAGGAGATATTGTCGGCATGGACCTCGGGGCGATTTATGATGGTTTTTATGGTGACTCTGCCATTACTGTTCCCGTCGGTGAAGTGGGTGAGAAAGTGGAACGACTCATTCGTGTGACACGAGAATCACTCTATGCCGGAATTGATCAGATGAAAGAGGGCGGGCGTTTATCAGATATATCACATGCGGTACAGACGCATGTTGAAGCGGCGGGTTATTCTGTGGTCAGAGATTTTGTCGGTCATGGCATCGGCCGTTCATTGCATGAAGAGCCGCAGGTTCCGAACTTCGGGCCGAAAGGCCGCGGTCCCAGGCTCCGTGAGGGGATGGTCCTGGCCATTGAGCCTATGGTCAATATGGGTGAAAGCGGGGTGGAAGTACTGGAAGACCGCTGGACGGCGGTTACTGCAGATGGAAGTCTATCCGCCCATTTTGAACATACTATCGCGGTGACCAAAGAAGGTCCCGTAATTTTAAGTAAGGTCTAA
- the infA gene encoding translation initiation factor IF-1 — translation MAKEESIEVQGTIIETLPNAMFKVELENGYRVLAHISGKMRMHYIKIMPGDAVTIELSPYDLTRGRITYRERRKR, via the coding sequence ATGGCGAAAGAAGAAAGTATTGAGGTACAGGGGACGATTATTGAGACCCTTCCTAACGCGATGTTTAAAGTCGAACTTGAAAACGGCTACCGCGTTCTTGCCCATATTTCCGGTAAGATGAGGATGCACTATATCAAAATCATGCCTGGTGATGCGGTGACCATAGAACTTTCACCCTACGATTTAACAAGGGGACGGATTACGTATAGAGAGCGGCGTAAGCGGTAA
- the rpmJ gene encoding 50S ribosomal protein L36, producing MKVRSSVKPICVKCKVIKRKGIIRVICENPRHKQRQG from the coding sequence ATGAAAGTGCGTTCATCAGTAAAGCCCATTTGTGTGAAATGTAAAGTTATCAAGAGAAAAGGGATAATCCGTGTCATTTGCGAGAATCCTCGACATAAGCAACGGCAGGGCTAA
- the rpsM gene encoding 30S ribosomal protein S13, translated as MARIAGVDLPRDKRVEIGLTYIQGIGRPSSKKILKKLSIDHDTRVKDLSEDESIRLREVIENDYQVEGDLRREVSMNIKRLMDIGCYRGIRHRRGLPVRGQHTRNNARTRKGRRKQAVGRKKK; from the coding sequence ATGGCTCGAATAGCAGGGGTTGATTTACCGCGAGATAAGCGGGTCGAAATAGGTTTAACGTATATACAAGGGATTGGTCGACCCTCTTCTAAAAAGATATTGAAAAAACTTTCTATCGACCATGATACCCGGGTTAAAGATTTAAGTGAAGATGAGAGTATCCGTCTGCGTGAAGTCATTGAAAATGACTATCAGGTTGAAGGAGATCTCAGGCGCGAAGTTTCTATGAACATCAAGCGCTTGATGGATATTGGCTGTTATCGAGGGATTCGGCATCGGAGGGGTTTGCCTGTACGAGGTCAGCATACCCGGAACAATGCACGCACGAGAAAAGGTCGTCGTAAGCAAGCTGTAGGGAGAAAGAAGAAGTAA
- the rpsK gene encoding 30S ribosomal protein S11, with the protein MATKKGSKKKEKRHIQTGVAHIQATFNNTLVTITDMSGNVLVWGSAGSLGFKGSRKSTPFAAQRAAEVVAKKAMEHGMKQVDVFVKGPGSGRESAIRALQSAGLKVNLIRDVTPIPHNGCRPPKRRRV; encoded by the coding sequence ATGGCTACGAAGAAAGGATCTAAGAAAAAAGAGAAGCGTCATATTCAAACGGGTGTCGCTCATATCCAGGCAACGTTTAACAATACTCTGGTCACCATTACGGACATGAGTGGCAATGTCCTTGTCTGGGGGAGTGCCGGAAGTCTTGGTTTTAAAGGATCGCGTAAGAGTACTCCTTTTGCCGCACAGCGGGCAGCCGAAGTTGTTGCAAAGAAGGCGATGGAACATGGGATGAAACAGGTCGATGTTTTCGTGAAGGGTCCTGGTTCGGGAAGGGAATCGGCTATACGCGCGCTGCAGTCTGCCGGGCTGAAGGTCAATCTCATAAGAGATGTAACTCCGATTCCTCATAATGGATGCCGTCCTCCGAAAAGGAGAAGGGTGTAG
- the rpsD gene encoding 30S ribosomal protein S4, with protein sequence MARYIGPACRLCRREGTKLFLKGSRCLTEKCAIDRRSYPPGQHGQGRQRFSEYSLQLREKQKLKRIYGLLERQFRQYFHRADQRKGVTGENLLVMLESRLDNVAYRLGFAASRKQSRMLVRQNHFYVNGNPVNIPSFLLDINDVVEVREKSREILPIKDALEGAGARNVPSWLDLDKAHFKGTIKARPSKDEIALPVNEQLVVELYSR encoded by the coding sequence TTGGCTAGATATATTGGTCCTGCCTGTAGGCTTTGCCGACGCGAAGGGACGAAGCTCTTTTTGAAAGGGAGCCGCTGTTTGACAGAAAAGTGTGCGATTGACCGAAGAAGTTATCCCCCGGGGCAGCATGGACAGGGCCGACAACGGTTTTCTGAGTATAGCCTTCAGCTTCGTGAGAAACAGAAATTAAAGCGAATTTATGGTTTGTTGGAACGTCAATTCAGACAGTATTTCCATAGAGCGGACCAACGAAAAGGTGTTACGGGTGAAAACCTGTTGGTAATGCTGGAGTCCAGGCTTGATAATGTTGCCTATCGTCTGGGTTTCGCCGCCTCGAGGAAGCAAAGTCGAATGTTGGTACGCCAGAATCATTTTTACGTCAATGGAAATCCCGTCAACATTCCGTCTTTTCTCCTGGACATCAACGATGTGGTTGAGGTGAGAGAGAAGAGCAGAGAGATCCTTCCGATCAAAGATGCGCTGGAAGGGGCGGGTGCGCGGAATGTTCCGTCATGGCTGGATTTGGACAAGGCACATTTCAAGGGAACGATAAAGGCCCGGCCGAGCAAAGATGAGATTGCACTTCCTGTAAATGAACAACTTGTTGTTGAGCTTTATTCGAGATAA
- a CDS encoding DNA-directed RNA polymerase subunit alpha, with protein sequence MTISTQDFQIPKKLEIEKKTLSNTYGKFYAEPFERGFGNTIGNSLRRVLLSSIEGSAVTSVKIEGVLHEFSTIPGVKEDVTDIILNIKNLRLKLHARESKVIHLKKKGPGPVLAKDIVHDADIEILTPDLHIATLDKDGKIDMALVVKNGRGYVASERNKEEGAAIGVIPIDAIFSPIRKVNFSVENARVGRVTDYDKLILEIETDGSLRPDDVLGHAAQILKEHLGLFVNFDDPVETEEPKRDEGKNYNKNLSRSVHELELSVRAANCLKNASIRTIADLVQRSEPDMLKTKNFGRKSLNEIKEILHEMGLSLGMEVEEEISSEGK encoded by the coding sequence ATGACAATTAGTACACAAGATTTTCAAATACCAAAAAAGCTTGAAATTGAAAAGAAAACGCTTTCCAATACCTATGGAAAGTTTTACGCGGAGCCCTTTGAGCGTGGTTTTGGGAATACCATTGGAAACTCCTTGAGGCGTGTCCTCCTTTCATCCATTGAAGGGTCTGCCGTCACTTCAGTAAAGATTGAGGGTGTGCTTCATGAGTTTTCGACCATTCCGGGGGTCAAGGAAGATGTGACCGATATTATTCTAAACATCAAGAATCTTCGTTTGAAACTCCATGCGAGAGAGTCAAAGGTCATCCATTTGAAGAAAAAGGGCCCTGGCCCTGTACTCGCCAAAGATATCGTGCATGATGCGGACATTGAGATTCTGACTCCCGACCTCCATATCGCAACCTTGGACAAGGATGGAAAGATTGACATGGCATTGGTTGTTAAGAATGGACGGGGCTATGTTGCTTCTGAAAGAAACAAAGAGGAGGGAGCTGCGATTGGGGTGATTCCCATTGACGCGATTTTTTCCCCAATTCGTAAGGTGAATTTCTCAGTAGAAAATGCCCGTGTTGGGCGTGTGACCGACTATGACAAGCTCATTCTTGAGATAGAAACAGATGGGAGTCTTCGGCCTGATGATGTCCTTGGTCATGCGGCGCAGATCCTGAAAGAACATTTGGGTCTGTTTGTTAATTTTGACGATCCAGTGGAGACCGAGGAGCCAAAGAGAGATGAAGGGAAGAATTATAATAAGAACCTTTCCCGGAGTGTTCACGAGCTGGAACTTTCCGTTCGTGCGGCCAATTGTCTGAAAAATGCCAGTATCCGAACGATTGCTGACTTGGTACAGCGAAGTGAGCCGGATATGTTAAAAACAAAGAATTTTGGAAGAAAGTCTCTGAATGAGATCAAAGAGATCTTACATGAGATGGGATTGTCTCTTGGAATGGAGGTAGAAGAGGAGATCTCCTCTGAAGGGAAATAA